From a single Nicotiana tomentosiformis chromosome 2, ASM39032v3, whole genome shotgun sequence genomic region:
- the LOC104098878 gene encoding probable pectinesterase/pectinesterase inhibitor 46, whose amino-acid sequence MALSNENDQESVAARKKTIKRISIIAISSIVLVGCIVAAVVGITLGKNNGNSGNQSKSFSTAIKAICDITLYPQSCYNSLGPLAKSNNLKPQDIYKLSVQVAIDELSRTSDDFFNMPELKNISDPMAVKALGSCHELISLSLDSLNESLSIPNKSFSEAFSDLKTRLSAAGTYQQTCIDGFGNVTYAFASIASHNFKNSGEYTSNSLAIIDNIDQSIQNSIDSMDSLGGIGRRRRLMNFDGDFPSWMGSNDRKLLQSSKGKNSTKVDVVVAKDGSGDFITISKALKAVPEKSNKRFVIYVKKGVYVENVRVEKKKWNVMMIGDGMDATIVSGSLNFVDGTPTFQTATFAVFGKGFIARDMGFRNTAGAAKHQAVALMSTADLSVFYRCKFDAYQDTLYPHSNRQFYRECRIYGTVDFIFGNSAVVFQNCHILPKKPMSGQKNTITAQGKIDPNQNTGISIQNCTIWPSANLTGVSTFLGRPWKNYSTTVIMHTTMASFIDPTGWLPWVGTTAPDTIFYAEYRNFGPGAVTKNRVNWKGLKLNITSKEASKFSVQKFIQGDKWLPSTGVSFKKDI is encoded by the exons ATGGCCCTTTCTAATGAAAATGATCAAGAAAGTGTGGCTGCTCGCAAAAAAACAATCAAGAGAATCAGTATTATTGCCATTTCTTCCATAGTTCTCGTTGGTTGTATTGTGGCTGCTGTAGTTGGAATAACTCTTGGCAAAAATAATGGGAATTCAGGCAACCAATCCAAGTCTTTTTCCACAGCTATCAAAGCTATTTGTGACATAACCTTATATCCTCAATCTTGTTACAATAGTCTTGGTCCTCTAGCCAAATCAAACAACCTTAAACCTCAAGATATTTACAAATTATCCGTCCAAGTTGCTATCGACGAATTGTCAAGAACTTCAGATGACTTCTTCAATATGCCAGAATTGAAGAATATTTCTGACCCTATGGCTGTTAAGGCCTTAGGAAGTTGTCATGAACTTATTTCACTTTCACTAGATAGCCTGAATGAATCTCTTTCGATCCCAAACAAGTCATTTTCCGAGGCGTTTTCTGATCTCAAAACAAGGCTAAGTGCAGCTGGAACTTACCAACAAACATGCATTGATGGTTTTGGGAATGTTACTTATGCTTTTGCTAGTATTGCTTCCCATAATTTTAAGAATTCGGGCGAATATACTAGTAACAGTTTGGCTATTATTGATAACATTGATCAATCAATTCAGAATTCAATTGATTCAATGGATTCCTTGGGTGGAATCGGGAGAAGACGTCGTTTGATGAATTTTGATGGAGATTTTCCAAGCTGGATGGGTTCGAATGATAGGAAATTGCTTCAATCTTCAAAAGGAAAAAATTCGACCAAAGTGGATGTTGTGGTGGCTAAAGATGGCTCTGGGGATTTTATTACTATTAGTAAGGCTCTTAAGGCTGTACCTGAGAAGAGTAACAAGAGGTTTGTGATTTATGTGAAAAAGGGTGTTTATGTTGAGAATGTTAGGGTTGAGAAGAAGAAATGGAATGTAATGATGATTGGTGATGGCATGGATGCAACCATTGTATCTGGCTCTCTCAACTTTGTAGATGGCACTCCCACTTTTCAAACTGCAACTTTTG CTGTGTTTGGCAAGGGATTCATAGCTCGTGACATGGGGTTCCGCAACACAGCAGGTGCAGCCAAGCATCAAGCCGTGGCTCTAATGTCAACTGCTGATCTCTCTGTCTTTTACCGCTGCAAATTCGACGCTTACCAAGACACACTATACCCACACTCCAATCGCCAATTCTACAGAGAATGCAGAATCTATGGCACAGTTGACTTCATATTTGGTAATTCAGCAGTTGTGTTCCAAAACTGTCACATACTTCCCAAGAAACCAATGTCCGGCCAAAAGAACACTATCACAGCTCAAGGCAAGATCGACCCTAATCAAAACACTGGCATTTCTATTCAAAATTGCACAATTTGGCCCTCAGCAAATCTCACTGGAGTTAGTACTTTCTTGGGTAGGCCATGGAAAAACTATTCAACAACCGTTATTATGCATACAACAATGGCCAGCTTTATTGATCCTACAGGGTGGTTACCTTGGGTGGGTACTACAGCACCAGATACTATTTTCTATGCTGAATATAGAAACTTCGGACCTGGGGCTGTGACTAAAAATAGAGTCAACTGGAAAGGATTGAAATTGAATATTACTAGTAAAGAAGCTAGCAAGTTTTCTGTTCAGAAATTCATTCAAGGTGACAAATGGCTCCCGTCAACCGGAGTGAGTTTCAAAAAGGATATCTGA